From Epinephelus lanceolatus isolate andai-2023 chromosome 5, ASM4190304v1, whole genome shotgun sequence, the proteins below share one genomic window:
- the fjx1 gene encoding four-jointed box protein 1, producing MRAVSANLFALLFLCALASVFYVWSALESRLERHKRRFSVPGGGSFHQGLPADLSAKTFRALLAVPAAQRPHLGGRLEARNLTDQAASAGNRDYHVNGDNKRSALREGPVKLGSPVEDGIFWSDWLEDLLPVGFTEEYARAWRERARTYRIVKLEPGCGRISNQLATFADGTRACVRYGINADQVQGETLTYYLASLLGITNLPPLILSQVNSDSEQWAAVRSRIGGLQWSDRAVVSLTAWVSNLTGVVTPAPLRQESSGLHPVLVELWNKTTAELLELMQWTDLIIFDYLTANFDRLVSNLFSLQWDSRVMERDTNNLLKTPRGDLVFIDNEAGLVHGYRVLNMWEKYHNTVLGSVCVFRKRTMQRVAELHRRRDARKRLLELYRDSEPLSLELGFLSDEHAGVLQDRIDRLHKHILHCKGKYSQL from the coding sequence ATGAGGGCTGTTTCAGCAAACTTGTTCGCTCTTCTTTTCCTGTGCGCCCTTGCGAGTGTTTTCTACGTGTGGAGCGCACTGGAGAGCCGCTTGGAGCGACACAAACGGAGGTTCTCTGTACCGGGCGGTGGGTCTTTTCACCAGGGTCTCCCAGCGGATCTCTCCGCCAAAACTTTCCGGGCATTGCTCGCTGTCCCAGCGGCACAAAGACCGCACTTGGGGGGCAGACTTGAGGCTCGCAACCTCACCGATCAAGCTGCCTCTGCAGGAAATCGAGATTACCATGTGAATGGGGATAACAAGAGGTCAGCGCTGCGGGAGGGCCCGGTCAAGTTGGGCTCCCCGGTGGAGGATGGGATATTTTGGAGTGATTGGCTGGAAGATCTCCTCCCTGTGGGCTTCACGGAGGAATATGCTCGGGCTTGGCGAGAGAGAGCCAGGACGTACAGGATAGTGAAGCTGGAGCCTGGATGCGGCAGGATATCTAATCAGCTCGCTACTTTTGCAGATGGGACCAGAGCGTGTGTGCGTTACGGGATAAACGCGGATCAGGTGCAAGGGGAAACTTTGACGTATTACCTTGCCAGTTTGCTAGGCATCACGAACCTGCCTCCTCTCATACTGTCCCAAGTGAACAGTGACAGTGAACAATGGGCGGCCGTGAGGTCGCGGATAGGTGGGTTACAGTGGAGCGATCGAGCCGTGGTGTCTCTAACTGCGTGGGTCTCCAACCTGACCGGGGTGGTCACACCTGCGCCGCTCAGGCAGGAGAGCAGCGGGCTGCATCCTGTGCTCGTGGAGCTCTGGAACAAGACGACGGCGGAGCTGCTGGAGCTAATGCAGTGGACCGACCTCATCATATTCGACTACCTGACTGCAAACTTCGACAGACTCGTCAGCAATCTGTTCAGCCTGCAGTGGGACTCGCGCGTAATGGAGAGGGACACCAACAACCTCCTCAAAACGCCCCGTGGTGACCTTGTGTTCATAGACAACGAGGCCGGACTCGTGCACGGCTACCGGGTGTTGAACATGTGGGAGAAATATCACAATACAGTGCTGGGctccgtgtgtgtgttcagaaaaaggaccATGCAGCGCGTGGCGGAGCTGCACAGGCGCAGAGACGCCAGGAAAAGGCTGCTGGAGCTCTACAGAGACAGCGAGCCTTTGTCTCTGGAATTAGGATTTCTCTCAGACGAGCACGCCGGTGTTCTCCAGGACAGGATAGACagattacacaaacacattttgcatTGCAAAGGAAAGTACAGCCAGCTGTGA